From one Lycium ferocissimum isolate CSIRO_LF1 chromosome 7, AGI_CSIRO_Lferr_CH_V1, whole genome shotgun sequence genomic stretch:
- the LOC132062030 gene encoding cytochrome P450 71AU50-like, translating to MTKTQEELDSVIGQERDYTQLTYIESIIEETLRLHPIATMLLPHTALQDCHVAGYDRPKGTILMVNTWSIGRNTRHWESLGEFIPERFERKDDIDVTGHHFVLLPFGLGRRKCLGYSPGIPIIRVMLAKILHGFNWRLLDGINSQDN from the exons ATGACAAAAACACAAGAAGAGCTAGACAGTGTCATTGGACAAGAGAGAGATTACACTCAACTCACTTACATCGAGTCAATTATCGAGGAAACCTTAAGGCTTCACCCAATAGCCACCATGCTTCTACCCCATACTGCCCTACAGGATTGTCATGTAGCAGGCTATGACAGACCAAAAG GTACAATTTTAATGGTGAACACTTGGAGTATCGGAAGGAACACGAGGCATTGGGAGTCACTGGGAGAATTCATTCCGGAGAGGTTCGAAAGGAAGGACGATATAGATGTCACCGGACATCATTTTGTGCTCTTACCATTTGGTTTGGGTCGGAGGAAGTGCCTGGGATATAGTCCTGGGATTCCTATCATTAGGGTAATGTTAGCCAAGATATTGCACGGATTTAATTGGAGATTGCTGGATGGCATAAATTCGCAAGACAACTAA